Proteins from a genomic interval of Pseudomonas paeninsulae:
- a CDS encoding inositol monophosphatase family protein: protein MAELQVRHLLAPVIELALQAGLLIEAELSRPDGPRGSGDKAEIDVEIEKLLREGLQQILACDFVGEETGVDLSGHRFAWVVDPNDGTADFLKRRPGSAVSIGLLRDGTPVLGVVYAPVNAHGPDCIAWAEGLQTLLRNGQPVSRDLCSATLSSDSVVFVSYSAYLKPEQNAVLCRPAIFHPMPSIAYRLARVAAGDGIAAVSLYSVSTHDVVAAHALLRAVNGDIWNERGELLRYASPNAFSCSVRFCFGGAQAACAELYSRPWNSLLDTGSASEVSGDEPDNMILSELMALAIDVLGDQNIAKAWFHTPALGLSGFSPIDLLSTAQGSVQVRDLLQRMRYGVYQ, encoded by the coding sequence ATGGCTGAACTACAGGTGCGTCACCTTTTGGCCCCTGTCATTGAGCTTGCCTTGCAGGCTGGACTGCTCATAGAGGCCGAGCTGTCCAGACCGGATGGCCCGAGGGGCTCAGGCGATAAGGCCGAGATCGACGTTGAGATCGAGAAACTGCTTCGCGAAGGGTTACAGCAGATTCTTGCCTGCGATTTCGTCGGCGAGGAAACTGGCGTTGATCTCTCCGGCCACCGATTCGCTTGGGTTGTTGATCCCAATGACGGTACCGCCGACTTTCTCAAACGGCGGCCAGGCTCTGCAGTTTCGATTGGTCTTCTTCGGGATGGGACGCCAGTGCTGGGGGTTGTGTATGCCCCAGTAAATGCACATGGCCCAGACTGCATAGCATGGGCCGAGGGGCTCCAGACTTTATTGCGTAATGGGCAGCCTGTCAGCCGAGACCTGTGCTCGGCGACACTGTCATCTGACTCAGTGGTTTTCGTGAGCTACAGCGCGTACTTGAAACCAGAGCAGAACGCCGTACTTTGCCGACCGGCTATTTTTCACCCGATGCCGAGTATTGCTTACCGGTTGGCGCGAGTCGCTGCTGGTGACGGTATTGCGGCTGTCTCGTTGTACAGCGTTTCCACCCATGACGTCGTTGCAGCCCATGCCCTGTTGCGCGCGGTCAACGGGGACATCTGGAATGAGCGGGGCGAGTTGTTGCGCTATGCCTCTCCAAATGCTTTCTCGTGTTCTGTGCGCTTCTGCTTTGGCGGTGCACAAGCGGCTTGCGCTGAGTTGTATAGCCGGCCTTGGAACTCATTGCTGGATACTGGTTCCGCCTCTGAGGTGTCTGGTGACGAGCCGGACAACATGATCTTGAGCGAGTTGATGGCGCTGGCTATCGATGTTCTGGGTGATCAGAACATCGCAAAGGCGTGGTTCCATACCCCTGCCTTGGGTTTGTCTGGGTTCAGTCCAATTGATTTGCTCTCCACCGCGCAGGGCTCAGTACAGGTGAGGGATTTGCTTCAGCGCATGCGGTATGGGGTCTATCAGTAG
- a CDS encoding DEAD/DEAH box helicase, whose amino-acid sequence MTTSLRDWQLRCIDTALEHFTSTPHFFCQATPGAGKTRMAAELASRLLGQDRIDLVMCFAPSCQVVEGFRSTFAAVLGRRLDGQIGAVGAAFTYQAMEYRDEGFWQLLDEYRVLVVFDEIHHCAGHDPLLSNAWGQQILHRIQDRAAFTLALSGTPWRSDDRAIALARYSSPEGYLICDYRYGLKEAIADGVCRSPRIVLLDNQKVKLTEELGTESTVRMFPSIAKLLVESPVTYEELLRHDEVIDQLLGLGCGKLDELRLIKPDAAGLVVATDIEHAQQIAQALDSRGEGCRIVTNKTPDAQLVINAFRHSACRWIVAVGMISEGTDIPRLQVCCYLSRIRTELHYRQVLGRVLRRIGEPDDHAWLFMLAESTLQRLAERIADDLPDDLAVLNEVQMPASTSGSKTGWTGATGNIDALDDSIGSGAEHVIGSGDTCIISLGSFAAEPSYQVSFSQHYRQQLLACF is encoded by the coding sequence ATGACCACATCGCTGCGAGACTGGCAACTCAGATGCATCGACACGGCGTTGGAGCACTTTACTTCCACGCCACACTTCTTCTGCCAGGCAACGCCGGGTGCTGGCAAGACGCGCATGGCGGCAGAGTTGGCCAGCAGACTGCTGGGGCAGGACAGGATCGATCTGGTGATGTGCTTCGCGCCATCCTGCCAGGTAGTCGAGGGCTTTCGCTCAACCTTTGCTGCAGTGCTCGGCCGGCGTCTGGACGGTCAGATCGGCGCGGTGGGGGCAGCGTTCACCTATCAGGCCATGGAATACAGAGATGAGGGGTTCTGGCAGCTCCTCGATGAGTACCGCGTGCTCGTGGTATTCGATGAAATTCACCACTGCGCCGGCCATGATCCACTTCTTAGCAACGCCTGGGGCCAGCAGATACTGCACCGGATACAGGATCGTGCTGCCTTCACCTTGGCTCTCTCTGGCACGCCATGGCGTTCGGACGACCGGGCCATTGCCCTGGCTCGCTACTCGTCGCCTGAGGGATACCTGATCTGCGACTACCGCTATGGACTGAAAGAGGCCATTGCTGATGGGGTGTGCCGTTCCCCTCGTATTGTCCTGCTCGACAATCAGAAGGTGAAACTCACCGAGGAGCTTGGCACCGAGAGCACTGTCAGGATGTTTCCCAGCATCGCCAAGCTATTGGTGGAATCCCCCGTCACCTATGAGGAACTTCTGCGCCATGACGAGGTGATCGATCAACTGCTCGGTCTTGGATGCGGCAAGCTGGACGAGCTTCGCCTGATCAAGCCTGATGCGGCTGGCTTGGTGGTTGCCACCGACATCGAGCACGCCCAGCAAATTGCCCAGGCCCTGGACTCAAGGGGTGAAGGTTGCCGCATTGTGACCAACAAAACCCCTGATGCGCAGCTGGTGATTAATGCGTTCAGACACAGCGCTTGCCGTTGGATTGTCGCCGTCGGAATGATCAGTGAAGGTACCGACATTCCCCGCTTACAGGTGTGCTGCTACCTCAGCCGTATCCGCACCGAGTTGCATTACCGACAAGTGTTGGGGCGGGTACTGCGGCGCATAGGCGAGCCCGATGACCATGCTTGGTTGTTCATGCTGGCGGAATCGACGCTGCAGCGCTTGGCGGAGCGAATTGCGGATGATCTGCCGGATGACCTAGCGGTGCTGAACGAGGTGCAGATGCCGGCCTCCACCTCAGGTTCAAAGACTGGCTGGACTGGGGCCACCGGCAATATCGATGCTCTTGATGACAGTATTGGAAGTGGGGCCGAGCATGTTATTGGGTCAGGCGATACGTGCATTATCTCTCTGGGGAGCTTTGCAGCTGAGCCAAGTTATCAGGTGAGCTTTTCTCAGCATTACAGGCAACAGTTGCTGGCTTGTTTTTGA
- a CDS encoding helix-turn-helix domain-containing protein: MDQLAKALGARIRTQRKACRLSQDALALACSIDRSYMGRIERGEVSITVEKLYRIASMLSCNPASLLPPVSELQG; this comes from the coding sequence ATGGATCAGTTGGCGAAAGCGTTGGGGGCACGCATCCGGACGCAGAGAAAGGCCTGTCGGCTTTCTCAGGATGCACTCGCGCTGGCCTGCAGCATCGACCGCAGCTACATGGGGCGCATCGAGCGTGGTGAGGTGAGCATCACCGTCGAGAAGCTGTACCGCATCGCCAGCATGCTGAGCTGCAATCCAGCCTCCCTCCTGCCTCCAGTGTCGGAGTTACAGGGCTAG
- a CDS encoding BPSL0761 family protein — protein sequence MTMPSERTRSIIQTREFLVDLSRDKTLPEAVRTEARRLLRHYPTADEVLLAGKVEEQREDGLPWVFLSSRID from the coding sequence ATGACGATGCCAAGCGAGCGCACCCGCTCGATCATTCAAACCCGAGAGTTTCTGGTCGATTTGTCTCGCGACAAGACGCTGCCTGAGGCCGTGCGCACTGAGGCGCGTCGCCTGTTGCGTCATTATCCGACCGCCGATGAGGTGCTGCTTGCCGGGAAGGTAGAGGAGCAGCGCGAAGATGGCCTGCCGTGGGTTTTCCTGAGCTCCAGGATCGACTAG
- a CDS encoding type I restriction endonuclease subunit R, protein MADSKEAQFQQDIIDALAAQGWLVGTASGYDRRTALYTEDVLGYFKEAWPERWDKFAKANPNNPDDVLVQKLVRELEQSGTLDVLRHGFKHLGQRLEFCSFKPDHGMNPDTLKRYQCNRLRVVPEVSYSPHARDAASGGQSYNPRLDLVLFVNGIPTATLELKSEFKQSVENAKRQYRQDRPVKDPLTRKPEPLLTFKRGALVHFAVGQNEVAMTTKLAGKDTFFLPFNLGSAEGGAGNPMPDDDSQYATSYLWQRLMQPDAWLKVLGRFLHLDKKTSEGFDGTPVTKETMIFPRYHQWEVVNQLINTTRAEGPGKRYLIQHSAGSGKSNSIAWTAHQLASLYDEAGQRLFNSVIVITDRTVLDKQLQDTIYQFEHAQGVVKQINRETSSQSKSEQLAEALSEQTRIIIVTIQTFPALFDALDKYPKLASGRYAVIADEAHSSQTGSSASKLKQILGSDALDAEEVSAEELLDAAVQARQPNERISYYAFTATPKAKTLELFGRPADPTLPASASNKPEAFHLYSMRQAIEEGFILDVLRNYTTYSTAWKIAHPDGEDDEVDSKKARIKLARWVRLHPYNISQKVEVIVEHFRANIRGLLNGQAKAMVVTSSRQEAVRYQLAVKAYVQQMGYSDVHPLVAFSGSVLPDEVIPEEVTENSNLLNAGLNGRDLADAFDTQDFNVMIAANKYQTGFDQPKLCAMYVDKKLQGVDCVQTLSRLNRTFGDSKETFILDFFNEPQDILDAFLPYYTKAELTDVTDPQIIYDLQKTLDAEGIYHWQEVEAFAIAFFDPKAAASKLSYYCTPAKERFAKRYAFSLESRQQALDYKRTAEANGDSAGLKKAEHALKEAGEQVDQLDLFRKNLQSFVRLYEFLSQIVPYEDRELEQLCVYAKHLHPLLRVDRLQQDDVDVGELQLSHYRLSKRAEHQLRLSEEDGDYSLDPASAVGSGKPHDPEKKRLSEIIEALNDIFGAEVSDDDQLQFLTGIAQRISRQEDVMAQVNNHSVEQVMHGLFPKRVLDTVLDAMTDHEKLSLEVLDNETKSRAFALVILKMLKTAGELGGPVGAGI, encoded by the coding sequence ATGGCGGACAGCAAGGAAGCTCAGTTTCAACAAGACATCATCGACGCCCTAGCCGCTCAAGGCTGGCTGGTCGGCACGGCTAGCGGTTACGACCGCCGTACGGCGCTGTATACCGAGGATGTGCTGGGTTACTTCAAGGAAGCCTGGCCGGAGCGTTGGGACAAGTTCGCCAAGGCCAACCCGAATAACCCGGACGACGTACTGGTGCAGAAACTGGTACGCGAGCTGGAGCAGAGCGGCACCCTGGATGTGCTGCGCCATGGCTTCAAGCATTTGGGGCAGCGGCTGGAGTTTTGCAGCTTCAAGCCAGACCACGGCATGAACCCGGATACCCTCAAACGCTACCAGTGCAATCGCCTGCGCGTGGTGCCGGAAGTGTCTTACTCGCCCCATGCACGTGATGCGGCTAGCGGCGGGCAGAGCTACAACCCACGGCTGGATCTGGTGCTGTTCGTCAACGGCATCCCCACCGCCACGCTGGAGCTGAAAAGCGAGTTCAAGCAGTCGGTGGAAAACGCCAAGCGCCAGTACCGTCAAGACCGCCCGGTAAAAGACCCGCTGACGCGCAAGCCCGAGCCGCTGCTGACCTTTAAGCGCGGCGCGTTGGTGCACTTTGCAGTGGGCCAGAACGAGGTGGCGATGACCACCAAGCTGGCGGGTAAAGACACCTTCTTCCTGCCGTTTAACCTTGGCAGCGCGGAAGGCGGCGCGGGCAACCCGATGCCGGATGACGACAGCCAGTACGCCACCAGCTACCTGTGGCAACGCCTGATGCAGCCGGATGCCTGGCTCAAGGTGCTGGGGCGCTTTTTGCACCTGGACAAGAAAACCAGCGAAGGCTTCGACGGCACGCCGGTGACCAAGGAGACGATGATCTTCCCGCGTTACCACCAGTGGGAAGTGGTCAACCAGCTGATCAACACCACCCGCGCCGAAGGGCCGGGCAAGCGTTACTTGATCCAGCACAGCGCCGGCTCGGGCAAGTCCAACTCCATTGCCTGGACCGCCCATCAACTGGCCTCGCTGTACGACGAGGCCGGCCAACGGCTGTTCAACTCGGTGATCGTGATTACCGATCGCACCGTGTTGGACAAGCAGCTGCAGGACACCATCTACCAGTTCGAGCATGCCCAGGGCGTGGTCAAGCAGATCAATCGTGAAACCAGCAGCCAGAGCAAGTCCGAGCAATTGGCCGAGGCGCTGTCTGAGCAGACGCGCATTATCATCGTCACCATCCAGACCTTCCCCGCGCTGTTCGATGCCCTGGACAAGTACCCGAAGCTGGCCAGCGGGCGCTATGCGGTGATCGCCGACGAGGCGCATTCCTCGCAAACCGGCTCGTCGGCCAGCAAGCTGAAACAGATTCTCGGCAGTGATGCACTTGATGCCGAGGAAGTCAGCGCCGAAGAGCTGCTCGACGCCGCCGTGCAGGCGCGCCAACCGAATGAGCGCATCAGCTACTACGCCTTTACCGCCACGCCCAAGGCCAAAACCCTGGAGCTGTTCGGTCGTCCGGCCGACCCGACGCTACCGGCCAGTGCCAGCAACAAGCCGGAGGCGTTTCACCTGTACTCCATGCGCCAGGCCATCGAAGAGGGTTTTATCCTCGACGTGCTGCGCAACTACACCACCTACAGCACCGCCTGGAAGATCGCCCACCCGGATGGCGAAGACGACGAGGTGGACAGCAAGAAAGCACGCATCAAACTGGCGCGCTGGGTGCGTTTGCACCCCTACAACATCAGCCAGAAGGTCGAGGTGATCGTCGAGCACTTCCGCGCCAATATCCGTGGCCTGCTCAATGGCCAGGCCAAGGCCATGGTGGTGACCAGCAGCCGTCAGGAGGCAGTGCGCTACCAGTTGGCGGTGAAGGCCTATGTGCAGCAGATGGGTTACAGCGATGTGCACCCGCTGGTGGCGTTTTCCGGCAGCGTGTTGCCGGATGAAGTGATCCCCGAAGAGGTCACGGAAAACAGCAACCTGCTCAACGCCGGCCTGAATGGCCGCGACCTGGCCGATGCCTTCGATACCCAGGACTTCAACGTGATGATCGCCGCCAACAAGTACCAGACCGGCTTCGATCAGCCCAAGCTCTGCGCCATGTACGTAGACAAGAAGCTGCAAGGCGTGGACTGCGTGCAAACCCTGTCGCGGTTGAACCGCACCTTCGGTGACAGCAAGGAAACCTTCATCCTCGACTTCTTCAACGAGCCGCAGGACATTCTCGACGCCTTCTTGCCGTACTACACCAAGGCCGAGCTGACCGATGTGACCGATCCGCAGATCATCTATGACCTGCAGAAGACGCTGGATGCTGAGGGGATTTATCACTGGCAGGAGGTTGAGGCGTTCGCCATAGCCTTCTTCGACCCCAAGGCGGCGGCCAGCAAGCTCAGCTACTACTGCACACCGGCCAAGGAGCGCTTTGCCAAGCGCTATGCCTTCTCGCTGGAGTCGCGCCAGCAGGCGCTGGATTACAAGCGCACCGCCGAAGCCAATGGTGACAGCGCCGGCCTGAAAAAAGCCGAGCATGCGCTGAAAGAGGCCGGTGAGCAGGTTGACCAGCTCGACCTGTTCCGCAAGAACCTGCAGAGCTTTGTGCGCCTGTACGAGTTTCTCTCGCAGATCGTACCGTATGAGGACCGCGAGCTAGAGCAGCTCTGTGTGTACGCCAAGCACCTGCACCCGCTGCTGCGCGTGGACCGCCTGCAACAAGACGACGTGGATGTGGGCGAGTTACAACTGAGCCACTACCGCCTGAGCAAGCGCGCCGAGCACCAACTGCGCCTGAGCGAGGAAGATGGCGACTACAGCCTCGACCCGGCCAGCGCGGTCGGCAGCGGCAAGCCCCATGACCCAGAGAAGAAGCGCCTGTCGGAAATCATCGAGGCGCTGAACGATATCTTCGGTGCCGAGGTGAGCGATGACGACCAGCTGCAATTCCTCACCGGCATCGCCCAGCGTATCAGCCGCCAGGAGGATGTGATGGCCCAGGTGAACAACCACTCGGTGGAACAAGTGATGCACGGCTTGTTCCCCAAGCGCGTGCTCGACACCGTGCTGGACGCCATGACCGACCACGAGAAACTGTCGCTTGAAGTGCTGGATAACGAGACCAAGAGCCGGGCGTTTGCGTTGGTGATTTTGAAGATGCTGAAGACGGCGGGGGAGCTGGGCGGGCCTGTTGGTGCAGGAATTTGA
- a CDS encoding restriction endonuclease subunit S, with translation MTNLSGANLNNGAAVGPQGEGRESPSTFPAYPAYKDSGVEWLGDVPEHWALHKLKYIARFSGGGTPSRENLAYWNGDIPWVSPKDMKVEVIVGTEENITIEGLQNSTTSLVSPGGILIVVRSGILKHTIPVAINNVEVALNQDMKALRFNPKLALFDFFFRWVQGFNNELLHAWLKQGATVESVEQEYLADTIVPMPGIDEQRMIVGFLDHETARIDALIEEQQRLIELLKEKRQAVISHSVTKGLDVTVPMKDSGVEWLGEVPVHWVVSRAKLVSDIFVPQRNKPELNDSEGIAWVTMEDMNGGYISATNLKVTELAADEAGSKVLKKGAVIASCVGRFGIVAINAVDVVINQQLQAFEPRKIKAEYLKNIVSLSKEYFELIGTAATLVYVNQQGFENLPVLIPFYGEQESICLYVDEANARFDALLSQSFESIQLLQERRSALISAAVTGKIDVRGWQPPASAQVPELEVAEAV, from the coding sequence ATGACAAATTTGTCGGGAGCAAATTTGAACAATGGCGCAGCCGTTGGCCCGCAGGGTGAGGGCAGGGAAAGCCCGAGTACGTTTCCAGCGTATCCGGCTTACAAAGATTCGGGTGTGGAGTGGCTGGGGGATGTCCCGGAGCATTGGGCTCTGCATAAGCTTAAATACATTGCTCGATTTTCAGGCGGAGGCACACCAAGTAGAGAAAATTTAGCCTACTGGAATGGCGATATTCCATGGGTGTCTCCAAAAGACATGAAGGTCGAAGTAATCGTCGGCACTGAAGAAAATATTACTATCGAGGGTTTGCAAAACAGCACCACTTCACTGGTATCGCCTGGGGGTATTCTCATTGTTGTGCGTTCAGGCATCTTGAAACACACAATTCCAGTCGCAATCAACAATGTTGAAGTAGCCCTGAATCAAGACATGAAGGCTCTAAGGTTTAATCCGAAGTTAGCGCTCTTCGATTTCTTTTTTCGATGGGTTCAAGGGTTTAACAATGAGCTACTGCATGCATGGTTAAAGCAAGGTGCCACGGTTGAAAGTGTCGAGCAAGAATACCTTGCTGATACGATCGTCCCCATGCCTGGCATTGATGAGCAGAGGATGATTGTTGGTTTCCTCGACCACGAAACCGCCCGCATCGACGCGCTGATCGAAGAGCAGCAGCGTCTGATCGAGCTGCTCAAGGAAAAGCGCCAGGCTGTGATCTCCCACTCCGTCACCAAAGGCCTCGACGTCACGGTGCCGATGAAAGACTCCGGCGTGGAGTGGCTCGGCGAGGTGCCGGTGCATTGGGTGGTAAGCCGGGCGAAGCTTGTATCTGACATATTTGTGCCTCAGCGAAACAAGCCCGAACTCAACGATAGTGAAGGTATCGCGTGGGTAACGATGGAGGATATGAATGGCGGATATATCTCAGCTACGAATCTTAAAGTCACAGAGCTTGCTGCTGATGAGGCAGGCTCTAAAGTGCTCAAAAAAGGTGCTGTCATCGCAAGCTGCGTCGGCCGCTTCGGCATAGTTGCCATAAATGCTGTCGATGTTGTTATCAACCAACAGCTTCAAGCCTTTGAGCCTAGAAAAATTAAGGCTGAATACCTGAAAAACATCGTCTCGCTATCAAAAGAGTATTTTGAGCTGATTGGTACTGCGGCAACACTGGTTTATGTAAATCAGCAGGGCTTTGAAAATCTTCCAGTCTTGATCCCCTTTTACGGCGAGCAAGAGTCAATTTGTCTATATGTCGATGAGGCGAATGCTCGATTTGATGCATTGCTTTCGCAATCGTTCGAGTCGATACAGTTACTCCAAGAACGCCGCTCCGCCCTAATCTCCGCCGCCGTCACCGGCAAAATTGACGTGCGCGGCTGGCAGCCACCCGCCAGCGCGCAAGTCCCCGAATTAGAAGTAGCAGAGGCCGTATAA
- a CDS encoding type I restriction-modification system subunit M: MNTENHSQTAAFLWSIADLLRGDFKQSQYGRIILPFTLLRRMECVLAPTKDEVIKQTFAQEGRPDTVREMILLRAANQQFFNASKLNLGSLSDTQTAADLMSYVQAFSKDAREIFEHFHFEDFVQQLETANLLYQVVQRFAATDLSPEFISNFGMGIIFEELIRKFAESSNETAGEHFTPRDIVHLTTSLVITDQDHKLAPNSIVTIYDPTAGTGGFLSEGDEYIQSISEKVSVSLHGQELNPESYAICKADMLIKGQDVASIKLGNTLSNDQLADKRFDFMLSNPPFGVEWKKVQKQITDEHSHKGFDGRFGPGLPRVSDGSLLFLLHLVSKMRDPRDGGSRIGIILNGSPLFTGGAGSGESEIRRYLLQNDLVEAIVALPTDMFYNTGIATYVWILSNHKAAARQGKVQLIDGSQHYAKMRKSLGSKRQYITEDQISELVRLYGSFEQTAQSKIFPIDAFGYRRITVERPLRLNFQTSAERIAKVLEEKALQKLDSAAQQQLMAALQAMDASVLQRNREQFSKLLKKALSAHSVSLSAPEQKALMSALSERDPEADICTTKGQPEADAGLRDNENVPLGESVYDYFQREVIPHVPDAWIDESKTDAQDGEVGIVGFEIPFNRHFYVFQPPRPLAAIDSDLKACTDRIKQMIEGLSA, encoded by the coding sequence GTGAACACGGAAAATCATTCCCAGACGGCCGCCTTTCTGTGGTCGATTGCCGATCTGCTACGCGGTGACTTCAAGCAGTCCCAGTACGGCCGCATCATCCTGCCGTTCACCCTTTTACGCCGTATGGAGTGCGTGCTCGCGCCGACCAAGGATGAAGTGATCAAGCAGACCTTCGCCCAGGAAGGCCGGCCCGATACCGTGCGCGAGATGATTCTGCTACGCGCCGCCAACCAGCAGTTCTTCAACGCATCAAAGCTGAACCTCGGCAGCCTGTCCGACACCCAGACCGCCGCCGACCTGATGAGCTATGTGCAGGCGTTCAGCAAGGATGCCCGCGAGATTTTCGAGCACTTTCACTTTGAAGATTTCGTTCAGCAGCTGGAAACCGCCAACCTGCTGTATCAAGTGGTGCAGCGCTTCGCCGCCACGGACCTGAGCCCCGAGTTCATCAGCAACTTCGGCATGGGCATCATCTTCGAAGAGCTGATCCGCAAGTTCGCGGAAAGCTCCAACGAAACCGCCGGGGAGCACTTCACCCCGCGCGACATCGTGCACCTCACCACCTCGCTGGTGATCACCGATCAGGACCACAAGCTCGCGCCCAACAGCATCGTCACCATCTATGACCCAACCGCCGGCACCGGTGGCTTTCTGTCTGAGGGTGATGAGTACATCCAGTCCATCAGCGAAAAGGTCAGCGTGTCGCTGCACGGCCAGGAGCTGAACCCCGAGTCCTACGCCATCTGCAAGGCGGACATGCTGATCAAGGGCCAGGACGTGGCCAGCATCAAGCTCGGCAACACCCTGTCCAACGACCAACTGGCCGACAAGCGCTTCGACTTTATGCTAAGCAACCCGCCGTTTGGCGTGGAATGGAAGAAGGTGCAGAAGCAGATCACCGACGAGCACAGCCACAAAGGCTTCGACGGCCGCTTCGGGCCCGGCCTGCCGCGCGTGTCCGACGGTTCGCTGCTGTTCCTCCTGCACCTGGTCAGCAAGATGCGTGACCCGCGCGACGGTGGCTCGCGCATCGGCATCATCCTCAATGGCTCGCCGCTGTTTACCGGCGGCGCGGGTTCGGGTGAGTCGGAGATTCGCCGCTACCTGCTGCAGAACGATCTGGTCGAAGCCATCGTCGCGTTGCCCACCGACATGTTCTACAACACCGGCATCGCCACCTATGTGTGGATACTTTCCAACCACAAGGCCGCCGCGCGCCAGGGCAAGGTGCAGTTGATCGACGGCAGCCAGCACTACGCCAAAATGCGCAAGTCGCTGGGCAGCAAGCGCCAGTACATCACCGAGGATCAAATCAGTGAGCTGGTGCGCCTGTATGGCAGCTTTGAGCAAACCGCGCAGAGCAAAATCTTCCCCATCGACGCCTTCGGCTACCGCCGTATCACCGTCGAACGCCCGCTGCGCCTGAACTTCCAAACCAGCGCCGAGCGCATCGCTAAGGTGCTGGAAGAAAAGGCCCTGCAGAAACTCGACAGCGCCGCCCAGCAGCAACTTATGGCCGCCCTGCAAGCGATGGACGCCAGCGTGCTGCAGCGCAACCGCGAGCAGTTCAGCAAGCTGCTGAAAAAAGCCCTCAGCGCGCACAGCGTCAGCCTCAGCGCGCCGGAGCAAAAAGCCCTGATGAGCGCCCTGAGCGAGCGCGACCCCGAGGCGGATATTTGCACCACCAAGGGTCAGCCAGAAGCCGATGCTGGTCTGCGTGATAACGAGAACGTGCCGCTGGGCGAATCGGTGTACGACTACTTCCAGCGCGAAGTAATCCCCCACGTACCGGATGCCTGGATCGATGAGAGCAAGACCGATGCGCAGGATGGCGAGGTCGGCATTGTCGGCTTCGAGATTCCCTTTAACCGCCACTTCTACGTGTTCCAGCCGCCGCGCCCGCTGGCCGCTATTGATAGCGACCTGAAAGCCTGCACCGACCGTATCAAGCAGATGATCGAAGGATTGTCGGCATGA